The nucleotide window AATCTTGTTGGCTAGAATATCAGGGATTGCCTGTCTAGGGAAAATGCCTGGCTGATGCTCAAGCTTTTTCCAAAAGGGGTCTTTGTGCGTGCGAAGGAGGACTTGGCTCAGCAAGTTTCTCGATCCCTTCTGGAGCTGACGATGGAGGACGCCGTAGAAGTAGACAGTTCCGAGGGCATGTGGTGAGCGTGTTTTGACCGCAAGTGACAGGAGAGCACCATAAGTCTCCTGGTCAGGCTCGCAGCCGGCGTCCTTAAAGAGTGACATAGCCCAGAGAGCAGTATCCCAATCTCTAGACTTGGCCGCGTGGCTGAGGAAAAtgttgatggtcttgagcTCAACTCTGTGGCCTGAATCGGTATGGATACTGACCAGTTTCTTGCAATCTTCGATTCGAGGATCTTCTGGACGGTGGAAGCGAAGTAGTTCAGTGGCAATACTATTGAGACCATCAATCGCTAGCCAGCCCTCACCATAGCGTTCCTTCTGCTCGTCCAGGAAGCATCTCAGAGGTGTTCCAGCTTTGAAAGCAGCATATGCATCGAGAGAGGCCATTACATCGGCGATCCCGCGACGCGTGGCCTGGTGATTGAACATCCCCAATTGGTACATGGCCACAATGACCTGCCTCCTTTCGTCCTCACCCCTGACCAGTCGAAGGAAAAGCAGCCATGTTCGAATGTTAGGGTGATGATAGCGCGCCTGCATCCTTCGGAGAAACCTATAAAAGAAGCCAATATCACGCTTGTGAGTGTAGCCTTCAAGCATGATGTTGTATATATCAGTGTCCATGGGAATGCCTAATTCCTCTCCCAATTGTACGAGATGGTTGGCAGAGGCACGATGTCCACCTCGGAAGGCCATCATGGAAATAGCCATTTTCAAGACAGGGACAGTAATGAATGGTTTTGCAGCAGGGTCCTCAAAGGCATCAACAATGAGCTTAATCCTGATGCCATCCGTATCGATATATCTCCCATTCACACGCCTTTGGCCGTAGAACCTGATTGCTAGATGAGGAGGCACCTTTCCATAGCACAGCGTTGAGATATAGTGTTCAAAGTTGTCATGTGTCCATAAGGGCGGTCGCGGGATCTGCTCGTATGGCACATGGAGAGAGTGAGGCTGGTACTCTTTGTGCACCCAGATATTGTCGTTATGGTCATCAGGGAGCGAGGCGCCTCCGTTTGGCGCATTTTCAATGGTTGGCCACAGCTGCCTCGTCTTGTAATCCGACGCCGCCACTTCTCCCAGCTCATAGATTTCAGCGTCTTCGCAATACCTCACAATCTCGTCGGCCACCTTGACCAATATCTTGCTCTGTCCACGAAGCACAATGGCAGAAGGATTACGATCCACCACTGCCCGTAGTTTCTGGAGCACGCCCGTCGCAGAGTCGACATATTCGAGATTCTGGTTGTTGACTTCGATATCCCACGTTTTGGGTAGGATGATCCTTACAGCCGACATGTTGGCCCTCTCGCTCCATTGCGGTGTCATGCGCTTCATTAGCCCAAAACACTCTATCCATTGCGGAACTGTCTTATCGAAGTGGCTCCAGACCACACCCAAGCCGGCCTGTCGTCGTGCGTCCCGCCTATGCTCCTGTACGCTTGCTTTGTTCGCCTGTTCGTTTGGATATTGAAGTGGCTTTCCGATCACAGGTTTAAAGAGCTTCATAGCATCTTTGTCTTCGACCAGTCGAGGCGCATCGATCCTGAACGCATCTTTAAAGGCTCGATTGCGGGATTCGTGAGTATCGTCTGTAACTAGGTTGGCAATGACCTGCTCAGGCTGTTGTTCGCTCACTTCGAGAGACCTCTCAGGAAGGGCTACAAGAGCTGTTTCTGGGGGTTCAGTTGAGTTTGTCCCATCAGAATATGCTGTCGTTGACTCGAGCCGGATAGCGTAGGGATTGGATATCCTGGAGGGCAATGGGGCCCTTGATTTTGGGAAAGGTCCTGAGAAGGCAGAGCATCGCGACCGAGCCCGCCATATTGACTTGATCGCCAGGGACATTTGTTATAATTCACGCATCGTCGAAGGCGTCTTAGTTCGAGAGGCCCCCCGTTGAGAGCTGGGTCCTTGGCTACTAGATACCTTGGTATAGTAGTCTCAAAATATGGCGGAAAAAAGATTGGCGCGGGCGGGCGTTATCTGTTATCGCGATAACGGACCCGCGAAGTCGGCCATTGCATCACGTGGGCACCCGAATGTCATATCTCGACTTGACTCGTCGTGTATAAGGCCATGTCAATGTGATAAACCAAAACGAATCATGTATGTAGTAAACTTATAAAGGTATTACAATAGTGACCAAGTAGCTTGTAGTTACCAGCATCAAATCGCCAGCTGCACCAATGCAACAACGCCTTGTCTGCTTCCCATCAGATGCCCATGTTTCTTTGCTCATCACAAGGTTGAAACTTGACAACCGTTTTCACTCACGTCTCCGATGCCTCCTTTTTACCGTTAACCATAGCCTTTTCCCGCATTGGATGAGCGCCGCCGCTCTGGTCGACACCTTCCCAACTTTCATCCCACCCTTTATCTTCTTTGACTGCCTCTTTCGCCTCGCCGCTCTCGGCCATTTGCTTGACATCGCTCCAGTAGGCTAGCTTCCGaacctcttcatcagcaTGATGGACGGCATCCTTTAATGCCTGGTTTCGCTCTCGTAATTCAGAAGTgttcgtcttcttcatctgggtTGTCGTCTCGTCATGAATCTCCATCAATCTGCTGAGCAATATGCGACGTGATTGTTGgaaaacaaacaaagacATTATCTCATGCATCTCGTGCTGAAGGTTTTGGAGGTCCGTTGCATGTTCCATGTAGTTGTTGACAGCGTCAAGCTTCTCTCGGTCTATCCTGGCTTGTCGAAGAGCGCGCATGAGGTCGTCCACGTTATCAATATCGGCAGGATTCTCGTCCGCGTCCGCGGCCGACATCTGGCTCATACTCGAGCGACTGAGACGACTGCTAATGACACTCGCGCGAGACTTTGGTGATTTGTGAGAAGCTGGCCGTATCGTGAAGTAATCCGTGTTGAGCATGTGCGGATCGGCAGACACTTCCTCCGGTCTCTTTCGCACCCTCTTGCGAATCCAGGCACGTCTTCGAACAAACGAGTTCCACCACTTGCCGCTATGCCAGGAAAACTTTTTTGAAAAGTGGAAGGAATATTCCCAGCCATGTTCGTCGACACCTTTTTGATAGTTAATTCGCCATTCGGGCCACGCCCATTCCCATGTAGGGTCGGGAACTTGTGCATTATGGATGTTGCTTGGCGAAGCTTTATGGTACCCGTTGGCTGAAGCAAAAACGTCAATGTCTACTCGATAAAGGTGACTCATGTTTCTGGGTTTGACGACTTACTCCAAGCAGGTGGATCAAGACCTCCAAGAGCTTGCGAAGAAAACAAAGGAATGCCGCAGAGAAACCCACCCCTTTCATTCTCGTAAAGGATGTCTATCGCTGTCTCGCGTTCGACATGAGGCTTCCTTGGCTTCACATGTGGATGATCTCCATGAAAGCCGTCGGGGGTTGGCTCTGCTGATACGTCAGACTAATTTGAGATCCGATATCGCGGGCCATACTGACCTTGGACTTCAATGGATGGTCTTGTTTGTGGGGGCGTTGAAGGTTGGCCGTTCTCAATGCGGTTCGATGATGGATGGGTCTGGCTTTCACCCTCAGTATGGGAATCGTCATGCTCATTGGTGTGAGCATTGTTGGGCGTATTGCTCGATGGCTTCTTTTGGCCGCCATCTTGCTCGTCACGATTCCCTTGTTGTTCCTCCTCGTGTTCGTCCTCCAGGTCCAACAatcttgaggttgttgagtATCTCGTTATATTATGAGGTTCGGGTGTAACTGACCCTGCCGGTGTCGCGGAGGCATCGTGGTCGACTAGGGCAATTTCATGATCGTAATCTGTAGGCTTGAGTCCCGCGGGACGACGCGAGCTCTTGACCCTCAGCATTGCAGCTGTGCCGCCCGGGGCTGATGGCCCGGTCACAGATAGGAGAGAGCTTGTTTAGGTTGTCAATGATGGCGGAGATGAATTACGTATGGTGTTTGAAACGAATGATGGCACGTGGGAGGCTATTCCGCCGCGTCTCTAGACAACAATGGAGACAGCTGACACTAGATGATCAGAGTGTCACTTAGAATAAGGTAACGCTGTGATTAGAGTAAAAGATGAAAAAGTGAAGTGTCAAAAAAAGCAGACTAGGAGAGACATTATGGCGTTGTGAGCTCGGAGGAGGCGCTACTACTGACTGTTAGGGGCTCCAACCTGCTTTAGGAGACTGTGGCGGGGCGTTCAGCTGAGGCAGCTTCCGTGTTGATAATGATGCTCTATTATTGTAGCAAATATCCAATGGAAAGTTTCATGAGCTAATAATACAATTCTTTCAGTTTAGGGGCcaaaacaagaaagaaaaaaagaaaaagcaagtGGCAGCAAGCATAGACGCGAAGCTAATGGTCAAAATAAATGTAAAGTGTATACTCAATTGGAAAAATATATACAGACAAGTAAGCCGTGTCGTTCATGATCGATCGTCGTCACAGCTTCAGCCAGGTCCAAGAAGAATAAACTACTGAAGTTCGATGATGTAATGCCGGTTTACGGCGGGTCGGGTACTTGCATCTTTCAGTGGGGCCGTTCCCTGGAGGAAATCCATGAGGTGCAGCTCCCGTCGGCGGTTCATCACTTTAGCGTAGAATGTTCGATCAACAAAAAAGTCTAGATTCAATTCTGTCACTAGAAGTGAATCATATTACGACATCAAGAATTAGATGCAAACTGAAGGACACCTTGCTGCCAGTACAAACGATTGGAGTATGCGCCTGAGAATCTTGTGTCACACAGAGAGATGTGATTACACCTTCAGTGAAGATTAATAAATCCACCTCCACGACCAGAATTACTAGTGTCATGGTATCTCTACCACAGCACCATAGGTAATGCTTTGTCCGTCAAGCATCCGTACCTAGTCTACTCACCAATTGAAGCTCATAGGTAGCAGTGTCAGCCCACCAAGGTTATAGTACGTATCCGCGTTCAGTTCAGCCATCACTCATCACCTCATGATCCGAGCAATTGGTCTCCCCGCCCTCGTTACGTCATGTACTTGCAACCATCCTTTCCAGGTTCGCATATGAGCACATGGAAATTTGattgacgaagaagaggggcACGACCAAGTAATTTTGACTTGCAAGCGAATCTTCCTACCTATGAGGTATGAGGTAGTTCCAAGGTAACAACCTAGCCTAGAAAAGAGCTTACTTTCCTTTGCCTTAACAATAATAAATACCcggccatcatctcctcatcCATCATTGCATCTTGTCACTCCATACTCAACCCTCTCTAAAAACACATCACAACAACACACACCTTCGCAAATAACAACTACAAATCAATCAAAATGTCCAAGTCTCGCACTCCTCTCATTCTTGGCGGCGCTGCTGTCTCTGGTATCGGATACTACCTCTACGCCGCTGGCGGCAACCCACGagctgctgagaagaaggccgagagTATGCGCTCTCAACCCCAATGCCAATAATTCTACTAACATCTCAATAGGTGACGCCCATAGCGTTGCTGCCGATATCAAGAGCCACCTCCCCGGCCGTTCCCCTAATGCTGAGGGTGAGCTGAAGGgagctggtgctgctgcCGGTGCCAAGATTGACAGTGTTGTACGTTTGTTCCCCAAAACACTACAATTATGTTCTAGTACGTTGCAATCATGTCCTAACCCAATCGCAGGCTGCCGAAGCCGACCGTCAGGCTGGTGTCATCAAGAGCAATGTCGAGTCTGTCGCCAAGGACGCAAAGGCCGAGGCCATGAGAGTAGTCGACAAGTTCGACCACCGTGTCGAGGCGGAAGCCGCAAAGGCCAAGGGCGGTATCTCGAGCTGGTTCGGTGGCGGCAAATAAGCGAATTCTCAACAATCAAGAATCAAGAATCAAGATGAAGCAACTgtattacttattttatCAAAGTCGGAGCCTGGGGTATCACTTTTGGGATTGAGCGGGCGAATGGTCATGGCCCAGCGGCATGAGACTGGCCGTGAGATAGCTCTGGGTCTCTGCATGCAATGTAATTCGATAGTATAAGAGCAATGAATCACggtcaacaagaagaagacgtACATGTTTTGGTGACATGCGGTGTTTAAAGACTATCCACCGCTTCGAATATTGTCTAAGCTCATTAGTTTCATATAACCAAGTCCAGAACTCCAATCCATTTATCAATATAATCCCTGGTGATCACCAGGTGCCAGTCTCTCTAATATCAGACAACCCTATTGCTCCAATTCCTCAGCCACCAACTTAAGTATTTCCTCACAACTCTTTCTCGCATTTGTGGGCTTCTTGGCAATCGCCTGCCACACTTCGCCGTGTCGAGGTTCATTCAGCACGCACTTCGTCACCACATCTGCCCGCTTCTCCTCCGTACCATGTTGGCACAAGAACCGGTAGTACCAAGCCCAAGAATCGCCGTAGTCGCTGTCCAGCACAAGAGCCTTCTCGAACCAGTTTTGCGCCTTCTCCAGCTTACGATCGCCCCAAAAGATGCGCGCCACAGCCACAAACAGGATGGGGTCGCTGTCCAccttcttgatagcttcgAGACTGCGGGCCTTGCGCTGTGTTCTAGGTTCCAGATGCCATATCTGTTCTGCCCAGAGGAGACCACTCTTGGGGACTTCTTGTTGCGCCTTTGCCATCATTGACTTGGCCTGGGCTGTGTTGCCTGCTCGACGTTCTAGTCGTACTGACTCGCACCACAACTGCGCATTCTTTGGCACAGCGAGTCGAGCACGGTCAAGCACCGATCGAGCCTTCACGGTAAGACCGGCCTGCTCCTCAAGCCTGGCATACAGAAGCCACAAGGGAACAGACTTGGGTACTGCCTTGACTCCTGTGGCGTAAGCCTCTCTCGCTTGGCCAGTTTTGCCGAGGTCCTCATAGATCTGTCCCTTGAGCATCCAAAGCTTGGCTGCTGCAGGAAACAActgaagggcctgaaggaCAAGATCTAGAGCAGCCTCGATGTTGCCCAACACTCGTTCAAACACAACACTCTTCATCCATACACGATCTGTGGGAGCCTTCTCACGGGCAATCTCCAGAAGCTTCCGGGCTTGTTCGCCATTGCCATTTTCTGACTCTAGCTTAACAGCGGAAAGCCAAATATCCTCGTTGTTGGGGTTTTGGTTGAAGGCACGTTTGAGAACGAGACGAGCATTATCCACCTCGCCAGCCTGCCACTTCTCCTTggccagcatcatccatAGGTCCTCGCTCTTGGGGCACGCCTCCACAGCCTTCTCCAGCACTTGCCAGAGCGACTCTCGGGTTCCATGGTTCCTTTCCAAGTCTGCTGCTGCCATCCACATCGTTCTACTGTTGACGAATATCCGTAGTGCGTAGGCGTAGATGGCCCTGGCTGTCTCGTATTTGCCTCGGTTGATACTTGCCCTCGCATCTTCCATCCATGTGTCTTTGcgatcatcatcctcgtccaaACTCCAACCTAGAGTCTCCCGAATGATGTTCTGACAGGTAATAATGGCACCTTCCTCTTCGCATCTTTCTGCCTCTGCAATCCACTCCTCGCGCTTGGGCATCGCAGACTCCTTCGCCAGGACCTGGACACCACGCTTGATAACATTGACCTTGGTACCCTGTCCGAGCTGTTCCTGTAACCGTGCAGCCGCGATCCAAATCTCGTGTGACGTAGGACAGGCCTTTCGAGCCTTGTTGAGGACCTTCTGAGCGTTCTCTGGTGTCTCCAATCGTGCCAAGGCCAACCAGAGATCCACAGAGAGGGGAATCAGTTCGGTGGCCTTGGCTAGGAGCAGCTTGGCATCATCGGAGTTTTCCTCCAAGTTCACTGCCTCCTTCCATAAAGCCTCCGATTCAGGGATGTGGTCAAGCGCTTGTCGGATAACTCGCTTCTTGTTGCTTGGAATTGTCTCTAGCCTCATTGCCTCGACCCATAGTCTGACTGATGTGTTGTTGGCCTCAATAGCTCTTCGCGCAATAATCTTTGCATTTGGAGAATCGCTGTTAAGTCGAATGTTCTCAAGCCAAGCATCTTCACTTTTAGGACACTGTGTACAACCCTTGTCGATCGTCTTTCGTGCTGTTACACTCTTGCC belongs to Fusarium oxysporum Fo47 chromosome V, complete sequence and includes:
- a CDS encoding U4/U6-U5 snRNP complex subunit PRP6, with translation MSGRRDFLNQAAPENYVAGLGRGATGFTTRSDLGPARDGPSEDQIKEALAKRAAQLGLAPDKKGKDKEKDEDEGGDEERYQDPDNEVGLFAGGVYDKDDEEADKIWEWVDERMDRRKKQREAREQAEKDEYERNNPKIQQQFSDLKRALATVTDDEWANLPEVGDLTGKNRRSKQALRQRFYAVPDSVIAAARDSSEMGTTVMDEGTSSNAGGSDAADGTMTNFAKIGAARDKVLKSRLEQAGSDSAAPGTSTSIDPQGYLTSLNKMQMSEAQAQVGDINRVRELLQSVVKTNPTNALGWIAAARLEELAGKSVTARKTIDKGCTQCPKSEDAWLENIRLNSDSPNAKIIARRAIEANNTSVRLWVEAMRLETIPSNKKRVIRQALDHIPESEALWKEAVNLEENSDDAKLLLAKATELIPLSVDLWLALARLETPENAQKVLNKARKACPTSHEIWIAAARLQEQLGQGTKVNVIKRGVQVLAKESAMPKREEWIAEAERCEEEGAIITCQNIIRETLGWSLDEDDDRKDTWMEDARASINRGKYETARAIYAYALRIFVNSRTMWMAAADLERNHGTRESLWQVLEKAVEACPKSEDLWMMLAKEKWQAGEVDNARLVLKRAFNQNPNNEDIWLSAVKLESENGNGEQARKLLEIAREKAPTDRVWMKSVVFERVLGNIEAALDLVLQALQLFPAAAKLWMLKGQIYEDLGKTGQAREAYATGVKAVPKSVPLWLLYARLEEQAGLTVKARSVLDRARLAVPKNAQLWCESVRLERRAGNTAQAKSMMAKAQQEVPKSGLLWAEQIWHLEPRTQRKARSLEAIKKVDSDPILFVAVARIFWGDRKLEKAQNWFEKALVLDSDYGDSWAWYYRFLCQHGTEEKRADVVTKCVLNEPRHGEVWQAIAKKPTNARKSCEEILKLVAEELEQ